One segment of Aquimarina sp. BL5 DNA contains the following:
- a CDS encoding HNH endonuclease, whose translation MKVTKELVHVAYEVAVNVYQGKLTRKEGIDKIAGNGRMNSNSAADYIHNLKRLLDGEKFTRTLNSYSMDYYLKNIHLNYGKRGISNALKALKLHITYYENLQKITMHSMREIFLKYDKINSDVFNEIERDEIITILNNENKTKQQLAQELKNLKPTNPEYIKINSKTYKRDNATIAKIKILRDFRCQICSKRIKMKNGSYYIEAAHIKPKHLGGNELPNNIILLCPNHHKEFDYGDLKIFQHTSDILNFNLNSTEYSISLKLG comes from the coding sequence ATGAAAGTTACCAAAGAATTAGTACATGTTGCTTATGAAGTTGCCGTAAATGTTTATCAAGGTAAACTTACTAGAAAAGAAGGAATTGATAAAATTGCTGGAAATGGTCGTATGAACTCTAATAGTGCGGCGGATTATATTCACAATCTAAAACGTTTATTAGATGGAGAAAAGTTTACTAGAACACTTAATTCGTATTCAATGGATTATTATTTAAAAAACATCCATCTCAACTACGGAAAAAGAGGAATATCTAATGCTTTGAAAGCATTAAAATTACATATCACCTATTACGAAAATTTGCAAAAGATAACAATGCATTCAATGCGTGAAATATTTTTGAAATATGATAAAATTAATTCTGATGTATTTAATGAAATAGAGCGAGATGAAATTATAACAATTTTAAATAACGAAAATAAAACCAAACAACAATTAGCTCAAGAATTAAAAAATCTAAAACCTACCAATCCTGAATACATTAAAATTAATAGTAAAACCTATAAAAGAGATAATGCTACTATAGCTAAAATCAAAATATTAAGAGATTTCAGGTGTCAAATCTGTTCTAAAAGGATCAAAATGAAAAACGGCTCATATTACATCGAAGCTGCTCACATAAAACCAAAACATCTAGGAGGAAACGAACTCCCTAATAACATCATTCTATTATGTCCTAATCATCATAAAGAGTTTGACTATGGCGATCTCAAAATATTCCAACATACATCTGATATATTAAACTTTAATCTCAATAGTACTGAATATTCAATTTCTTTGAAACTGGGTTAA
- a CDS encoding FAD/NAD(P)-binding protein — translation MQNKQENKKKIAILGSGMSSLTAAYELSSYENWQDHYDITIYQMGWRLGGKTATGRGPNERIQEHGIHIAQGWYENAFRLIQDSYKECEKHNLMPNSPFKSWEDGFDREDTTLLTHFDPKTNQWIKKNIIFPSNDYIPGQGGPLPFSAIVHKAVGLISEILFGTDPNKDSLMNMASESAKEIKSPEHHPLWASFKSKFEGFIKDKVFKHEGEKLLNYVSELVQNLTSEDHDHSQRKDHHSLIKDLLDVLSKWVAKLIDSIADHNEYFYWLAVFVEFGLVNMKGTFEDVYNPETHELDYERINDLDYRAWLKNHGASERLLSSAMVRFLYTGTFHNLTGADQQGSLAAGVGLHFLTNSAGYKGSFVWKFKAGTADTMITPIYLTLKNRGVNFKFFHKVEQVHYSDSGEIEKMSIAEQVTLKNGTYNPTYPFKGLDVWPGEPLYDQIDDQQAKALKEGKYDLEEAWCGWENVGQIALEKGKDFDYVILGIPIDVLGGDEGICKEIIANNTAWNKMYNHVKSIPTMSMQLWMKPTLKELGMSLPDWGFPEGSLPNLVTYADPQYSFIDMSQVMPYEDWKDDKPGVLIYYTGSFLDPEVIPPYSDQAYPHDQLERIMRVSEQWLKDKMGWFFPNATTLEYPEGMKLDVIHDFSKTAKTGYGRLKTQFFRANVNPTDRYTLSLPGSNKYRLKASESGFDNLIITGDWINFGVNVGYYEGAIVAGLQAGQVMRDKLGLPSETEIFSGVKLK, via the coding sequence ATGCAAAATAAACAAGAGAACAAAAAGAAAATAGCCATTCTTGGTAGTGGGATGTCGTCATTAACCGCTGCTTATGAACTTAGTTCCTATGAAAACTGGCAAGATCATTATGATATAACCATATATCAAATGGGCTGGAGGTTAGGAGGTAAGACAGCTACAGGAAGAGGTCCAAACGAAAGGATTCAGGAACACGGAATTCATATCGCTCAGGGATGGTATGAAAATGCTTTTCGACTGATTCAGGATTCATATAAAGAATGCGAAAAACATAACCTAATGCCCAATAGTCCTTTTAAATCCTGGGAAGATGGCTTTGATCGAGAAGACACAACATTACTTACTCATTTTGATCCTAAGACAAATCAATGGATTAAAAAGAATATCATTTTTCCATCTAACGATTATATACCCGGTCAAGGTGGGCCATTACCTTTTTCTGCCATTGTTCATAAAGCTGTGGGATTGATTTCCGAAATTTTGTTTGGTACGGATCCAAACAAAGATAGTCTTATGAATATGGCTTCCGAGTCTGCTAAAGAAATTAAATCACCAGAACATCATCCACTTTGGGCAAGTTTCAAATCTAAATTTGAAGGGTTTATAAAAGACAAAGTTTTTAAACACGAAGGTGAAAAATTACTGAATTATGTATCCGAATTAGTTCAGAATTTGACCAGTGAAGATCACGATCATTCACAACGAAAAGATCATCATTCCTTGATTAAAGATTTATTAGATGTACTTTCTAAATGGGTTGCTAAGCTCATTGATTCCATAGCAGATCATAATGAATATTTCTATTGGCTAGCTGTATTTGTAGAATTTGGCCTTGTCAATATGAAAGGTACATTTGAGGATGTATATAACCCAGAAACTCATGAACTAGACTATGAGCGTATTAATGATTTGGATTACCGAGCATGGCTTAAAAACCATGGGGCAAGTGAACGATTACTGAGCTCTGCAATGGTTAGATTTCTGTATACAGGAACATTTCACAACCTAACGGGAGCTGATCAGCAAGGTAGTTTGGCGGCTGGAGTAGGACTTCATTTTCTAACAAATTCTGCAGGTTACAAAGGATCTTTTGTATGGAAGTTCAAAGCCGGAACAGCGGATACTATGATTACTCCAATTTATTTGACACTTAAAAATAGAGGAGTAAACTTTAAGTTCTTTCATAAAGTAGAACAGGTGCACTATTCGGATTCTGGAGAAATAGAAAAGATGTCTATTGCCGAACAGGTTACATTAAAAAATGGCACATATAATCCTACGTATCCTTTCAAAGGCCTAGATGTATGGCCCGGAGAACCTCTTTATGACCAGATTGATGATCAACAAGCTAAAGCGCTTAAGGAAGGTAAATATGATCTGGAAGAAGCTTGGTGTGGCTGGGAAAATGTGGGACAAATTGCTTTAGAAAAAGGGAAAGATTTTGATTATGTCATTTTAGGAATTCCTATTGATGTTTTAGGAGGTGATGAAGGAATTTGTAAGGAGATTATTGCTAATAATACAGCCTGGAATAAAATGTATAATCATGTTAAAAGTATTCCTACCATGTCCATGCAATTGTGGATGAAGCCTACACTAAAAGAATTAGGGATGAGCTTACCTGATTGGGGTTTTCCAGAAGGATCATTACCCAACTTGGTAACCTATGCTGATCCTCAGTATTCATTTATAGATATGTCACAAGTGATGCCGTATGAAGATTGGAAAGATGATAAACCAGGTGTATTAATATACTATACAGGATCATTTCTAGACCCAGAAGTTATACCTCCATATTCGGATCAAGCATATCCTCACGATCAACTAGAACGTATTATGCGTGTTTCTGAACAATGGCTGAAAGATAAAATGGGCTGGTTTTTTCCGAACGCTACTACACTAGAGTATCCAGAAGGAATGAAGTTAGATGTAATTCATGATTTTTCGAAAACTGCCAAAACCGGTTATGGTAGATTAAAAACACAGTTTTTTCGTGCCAATGTAAATCCAACAGACAGGTACACCTTATCACTTCCGGGTTCTAATAAATATCGTCTTAAAGCTAGTGAATCTGGTTTTGATAATCTTATAATTACTGGAGATTGGATCAATTTTGGAGTCAACGTAGGGTATTATGAAGGAGCTATAGTTGCTGGTCTTCAGGCAGGTCAAGTGATGAGAGATAAACTAGGATTACCATCAGAAACGGAGATTTTTAGTGGAGTAAAATTGAAATAG